Proteins found in one Epinephelus fuscoguttatus linkage group LG4, E.fuscoguttatus.final_Chr_v1 genomic segment:
- the LOC125886833 gene encoding fibulin-7-like has translation MRMEVLFRMKMVWVVLMMLCLHHMSCSSAQECPSTHDLLNSLRQVEKMLAVHEASYQQGLRSLRKKMSALHNSTMAIFKAGATCPKPEPPAHGRRLGRVFGVGHEVHFLCKPGYELIGPRTRVCLESLRWSGQQPMCRRFNSTGNSLASFSPAAPSSSFSGSAALSASSSSSSSSSSSSSFSSSASSPSPVYSLLPTSSSPFSSIRPSHCTHFLGSTRCTCDVGFTISGRDNNICTDIDECHLFPLGQPGRLCIHQCVNTPGSFHCFCPDGYDISRDGRSCTDIDECEIRMHNCTADQLCVNTHGGFQCVTVECPQMKNATYIKTSPMRCERNPCMLGDKACTQAPNSISFHFLSVVSNMSAPRVLFRVSAARVLGDTLRFGLAGGHGRGYFSVQRSGRQTGTLLLVQPIKGPATLEAEVEMSELERHNLLGRYLTKVTLFVSPYEF, from the exons GAGTGTCCATCCACCCATGACCTGCTGAACTCTCTGCGGCAGGTGGAGAAGATGTTGGCCGTCCATGAGGCGTCGTACCAGCAGGGCCTCCGCTCCCTCAGGAAGAAGATGAGCGCTCTGCACAACAGCACCATGGCCATCTTCAAGGCTGGCG CAACCTGCCCCAAACCAGAGCCCCCCGCTCATGGCCGCAGACTGGGCAGAGTGTTTGGCGTCGGACATGAGGTCCACTTTCTGTGCAAGCCTGGCTACGAGCTGATTGGCCCACGGACCCGAGTGTGTCTGGAGTCTCTGAGGTGGAGCGGCCAGCAGCCAATGTGCAGAC gCTTCAACAGCACCGGAAACTCCCTGGCCTCCTTCTCTCCTGCTgctccttcctcttctttctctggctctgcagctctgtcagcatcctcctcctcctcctcttcctcctcctcctcctcctccttctcctcttcagcaTCTTCACCTTCTCCTGTCTACTCTTTATTACCCACGTCTTCCTCCCCATTCTCCTCCATCCGTCCATCTCACTGCACTCACTTCCTGGGCTCCACCCGCTGCACCTGTGATGTGGGTTTCACCATATCAGGCCGCGACAACAACATCTGCACAG acatCGACGAGTGTCATCTGTTCCCTCTTGGTCAACCCGGCCGGCTCTGCATCCATCAGTGTGTAAACACTCCCGGCAGCTTCCACTGCTTCTGTCCAGACGGCTACGACATCTCCAGAGACGGCCGCAGCTgcacag ACATCGACGAGTGTGAAATCCGAATGCACAACTGCAcagcagaccagctgtgtgtgaACACCCACGGAGGTTTCCAGTGTGTGACGGTGGAGTGTCCGCAGATGAAAAACGCCACGTACATCAAGACGTCACCAAT GCGCTGTGAGAGGAACCCATGCATGCTGGGAGACAAGGCGTGCACTCAGGCACCAAACTCAATCTCcttccacttcctgtctgtggtgTCCAACATGTCCGCCCCCCGTGTCCTTTTCCGGGTGTCGGCAGCCCGTGTCCTGGGTGACACGCTGCGTTTCGGCCTGGCGGGTGGTCATGGGCGGGGCTATTTCAGTGTGCAGCGTTCAGGACGACAGACCGGCACCCTCCTCCTGGTGCAGCCCATCAAGGGTCCCGCCACTCTGGAGGCTGAGGTGGAAATGAGTGAGCTGGAACGCCACAACCTGCTGGGCCGCTATCTCACCAAGGTCACCCTGTTTGTTTCTCCGTACGAGTTTTAG